One region of Vidua macroura isolate BioBank_ID:100142 chromosome 21, ASM2450914v1, whole genome shotgun sequence genomic DNA includes:
- the NUP188 gene encoding nucleoporin NUP188, with protein MAAGGLSARSSRELWTILLGRSALREPAQIAAELNKHWQRLLEGLSYYKPPSTTSAEKIKADKDVAAPLKELGLRVSKFLGLDEEQSVQLLQSYLQEDYRGTRDSLKTVLQDERQSQALMLKLADYYYEERICILRCVLHLLTYFQDERHPYTAQYFQCVEKLDKELVPNYRKQFEALYKAEAPTWETHGNLMTERQVSRWFVQCLREQSMLLEVIFLYYAYFEMAPEELLAFAKMFKEQGFGTRQTNRHLVDESMDHLVDRIGYFSALILVEGMEIDSLHERALDDRTEEHKLASNQHIHQEMDNQLLQLGDVSHHAPVLLAWALLRHTINPEESTNIIRRMGSTAIQLNVFQYLTKLLRSLSSGGKNCTASTACMCIYGLLSFVLTSLELHTLGNQQDIIDAACEVLAASSIPQLFWKTEPTAGLGIILDSVCGMFPHLLTPLLQLLQALVSDKSTAKKVYSFLDKMSFYIELYKHKPPDVISHEDGTLWRRQAPKLLYPLGLGQTNLRIPQGTVGQVMLDDRAYLVRWEYSYSSWTLFTCEIEMLLHVVSTADVIQHCQRVKPIIDLVHKVISTDVSIADCLLPITSRIYMLLQRLTTVISPPVDVIASCVNCLTVLAARMPAKVWTDLHHTGFLPFVANPLSSMNHMISAEGMNAGGYGNLLMSMEQPQGEYSVTISFLNLVTTLVRGQLGSTQSQGLVPCIVFVLKEMLPNYHKWRYNSHGVREKIGCLILQLIHAILNLCPEMDPRSSNAPSLQSLCIFSLANTEAGQAVINIMGIGVDTIDMVMASQSGSDESQGQGQLLIQTVKLAFSVTNNVIRLKPPSSVVSPLEQALTQHGAHGNNLIAVLAKYIYHKHDPALPRLAIQLLKRLATVAPMSVYACLGSDAAAIRDAFLTHLQSKIEDMRIKVMILEFLTVAVETQPGLIELFLNLEVKDGSDGSKEFSLGEWSCLQVVLELIDSKQQERYWCPPLLHRAAIAFLHALWQDRRDSAMLVLRTKPKFWENLTNPLFGTLPPPSESSELSVLDTCALIMKIICLEIYYVVKGSLDQSLKDTLKNFSTKKRFAYWSEYVKSLAQHVAETEGSSCASVTEYQMLISAWRMLLIISTSHADIMHLTDSAVHQELFLDVLNGTRVLLQVPMSVPCLQLGSMLCTLLLILLKQWKSELSSVDKIINSLTQILEGVLQADQQMMEKTKAKVFSALITVLQMKEMKVNDIPQYPQLVLSVCETLQDEVIALLDQTRHSLTLGDAADDKDSMETDDASRVKHKDQRDGVCVLGLHLAKELCEVDEDGDYWLQITRKVPVLPTIFAALEISLRVKQNLHFTEASLHLLLTLARTQQGAAAMAGAGVTQSVCLPLLSVYQLSTNGAIQTSASSRKSLDAPSWPGVYRLSMSLMERLLKTLRYNFLTEALDFVGVHQERILQCLNAVRTVQSLACLEEADHTVGFILQLSNFTKEWHFHLPQLMGDMQVNLCYLCQACTSLLHSRKMLQHYLQTKNGDSLPSSVTPRVQRNPQASSKHPSPESEAAEQKALLTVQYSLLKILSKSLAALRHFTPDVCQILLDQSLDLAEYNVLFVLSFTTPAFDSDVAPSFGTLLATVNVALNMLGEMDKKKEPFPQAAGLNMQEGTKTLKSLLMFTMENCFYLLISQAVRYLRDPAVHPRDKQRMKQELSSELSTLLSSLSRYFRRGGPSSPASGVLPSPQGKSASKLGPEGQEPLFQLVQAFVRHVQR; from the exons CCGAATTACCGCAAACAGTTTGAAGCGCTGTACAAAGCAGAAGCTCCTACATGGGAAACACATGGAAATCTCATg ACAGAACGTCAGGTTTCCCGGTGGTTTGTGCAGTGCCTTAGGGAACAATCCATGCTCCTGGAAGTCATCTTCCTCTACTATGCATACTTTGAAATGGCACCTGAGGAGCTCCTGGCATTTGCAAAGATGTTCAAGGAGCAGGGATTTGGCACAAGACAAACCAACAGACATTTAGTAGATGAGAGCATGGATCACCTCGTGGATCGTATTGG CTACTTTAGTGCTCTTATTCTGGTGGAAGGCATGGAAATTGACTCCCTCCATGAGCGCGCTTTGGATGACAGGACAGAGGAACACAAGTTGGCCAGCAATCAGCACATCCACCAG GAGATGGACAATCAGCTGCTGCAGTTAGGGGATGTCTCACATCATGCTCCGGTGCTTTtggcctgggctctgctccGTCACACCATAAACCCAGAGGAGTCCACAAACATCATCAGGAGGATGGGCAGCACTGCTATCCAGCTGAATGTCTTCCAGTATCTGACAAAGCTGCTGCGGTCCCTCAGCAGTGGGGGCAAGAAT TGTACTGCCAGCACAGCTTGTATGTGTATTTATGGACTTCTTTCCTTTGTCCTGACGTCACTGGAATTACATACATTGGGCAATCAGCAG GATATAATTGATGCTGCATGTGAAGTTCTGGCAGCTTCCAGCATTCCTCAGCTCTTTTGGAAGACG GAACCTACTGCAGGTCTGGGTATTATCCTAGACAGTGTTTGTGGAATGTTCCCCCATCTTCTCACTcctctccttcagctgctccaagcccttgTGTCTGATAAATCGACTGCAAAAAAG GTATACAGTTTCCTGGATAAAATGTCCTTCTATATTGAGCTGTACAAGCACAAACCTCCAGATGTGATCTCCCATGAGGACGGCACACTGTGGCGAAGACAGGCTCCAAAGCTCCTCTATCCTCTTG GACTAGGTCAAACAAATCTACGGATACCTCAGGGAACAGTGGGCCAAGTGATGCTGGATGATCGGGCTTATTTGGTACGGTGGGAGTATTCCTACAGCAGCTGGACTCTGTTCACCTGTGAGATTGAGATGCTGCTCCATGTTGTGTCAACAGCAG ACGTGATTCAGCATTGCCAGAGGGTCAAGCCCATAATTGATCTGGTTCATAAAGTCATCAGCACTGATGTGTCAATAGCAGATTGTCTTCTGCCAATCACATCACGAATCTACATGCTCCTGCAGAG GCTAACAACTGTAATCTCTCCCCCTGTGGATGTTATTGCTTCTTGTGTCAATTGCTTGACAGTCCTGGCTGCTCGGATGCCAGCCAAG GTTTGGACAGACCTTCACCACACGGGGTTCTTGCCATTTGTTGCCAATCCACTGTCCAGTATGAATCACATGATTAG TGCAGAGGGAATGAATGCTGGGGGCTATGGAAACCTCTTGATGAGCATGGAACAGCCCCAAGGCGAGTACAGTGTTACCATCTCCTTCCTGAACCTGGTAACAACTCTTGTCCGG GGACAACTTGGTAGCACCCAGAGCCAAGGCCTGGTGCCCTGCATCGTGTTTGTTCTGAAGGAAATGTTACCAAATTACCACAAATGGAGATACAACTCTCACGGAGTGAGAGAGAAAATTG GGTGCCTAATTCTGCAGCTGATCCATGCTATACTGAACTTATGCCCTGAAATGGATCCTCGCAGCAG CAATGCCCCCAGCCTGCAGTCCTTGTGCATCTTCAGCCTGGCCAACACGGAGGCAGGGCAAGCTGTCATTAACATCATGGGAATTGGGGTGGACACCATTGACATGGTAATGGCCTCCCAGTCCGGCAG TGATGAGTCCCAAGGCCAAGGCCAGCTGCTGATCCAGACAGTTAAGCTGGCGTTCTCCGTTACCAACAACGTCATCCGGCTGAAGCCCCCGTCCAGCGTGGTGTCTCCCCTGGAGCAGGCACTCACTCAGCATG GTGCTCATGGGAACAACCTTATTGCTGTCTTGGCCAAATACATCTACCACAAGCATGACCCTGCACTTCCACGCCTGGCCATTCAGCTGCTCAAACGACTGGCTACA gTTGCTCCCATGTCTGTGTATGCCTGCCTGGGCAGTGATGCTGCTGCCATCCGCGACGCCTTCCTCACCCACCTGCAGAGCAAGATCGAGGACATGCGCATCAAGGTCATGATCCTGGAGTTCCTCACAGTTGCAGTGGAGACACAACCTGGGCTCATTGAGCTGTTCCTGAACTTGGAAGTGAAGGATGGCAGTGATGGGTCAAAG GAATTCAGCTTGGGGGAGTGGAGTTGCCTCCAAGTGGTGTTAGAGCTGATTGACTCCAAACAGCAGGAGAGGTACTGGTGCCCTCCCCTCCTGCACCGTGCTGCCATCGCCTTCCTGCACGCGCTGTGGCAGGACCGTCGTGACAGCGCCATGCTCGTGCTGAGGACAAA GCCAAAGTTTTGGGAAAATTTAACTAATCCCCTCTTTGGGACCCTTCCTCCACCTTCTGAATCATCAGAG CTCAGTGTCCTGGATACCTGTGCCTTAATAATGAAAATCATCTGCTTGGAGATCTACTATGTTGTCAA GGGCTCACTGGATCAGTCCCTGAAAGACACGCTGAAGAATTTCTCCACCAAAAAGCGCTTTGCCTACTGGTCAGAGTACGTGaaatccctggcacagcacgTGGCAGAGACCgagggcagcagctgtgcctctgtcACCGAGTATCAAATGCTCATCTCAGCCTGGCGGATGCTGCTCATCATCTCCACAAGCCAT GCTGATATCATGCATCTGACTGATTCTGCAGTTCATCAGGAGTTGTTTCTGGATGTGCTAAATGGCACCAGGGTTTTG CTCCAGGTTCCCATGTCAGTGCCCTGTCTGCAGCTGGGCTCTATGCTGTGTACCCTTCTTCTGATCCTGCTCAAGCAGTGGAAAAG CGAGTTGAGTTCTGTGGATAAAATCATAAACTCCTTGACGCAGATTCTGGAGGGAGTACTACAGGCAGATCAGCAGATGATGGAGAAAACCAAAGCCAAAGTGTTCTCAGCTCTTATCACTGTTCTGCAAATGAAGGAGATGAAAG TGAATGACATCCCCCAGTACCCCCAGCTGGTGCTGAGTGTGTGTGAGACACTCCAGGATGAGGTCATTGCTCTTCTGGACCAGACTCGGCACAGCCTGACCTTGGGAGATGCTGCAGATGACAAGGACAGCATGGAGACTGACGATGCCTCCCGAGTAAAGCACAAGGACCAGCGAGACGGG GTGTGTGTTCTGGGTCTGCACCTGGCTAAGGAGCTCTGTGAAGTGGATGAAGATGGAGACTATTGGCTGCAGATTACTAGGAAAGTCCCTGTGCTTCCTACCATCTTTGCTGCACTGGAGATCAGCCTGAGAGTTAAACAAAACCTTCACTTCACAGAGGCCTCGTTACACTTGCTGCTCACCTTAGCAAGGACTCAGCAG ggagcagcagcaatggctggagctggtgtCACCCAGAGTGTCTGCCTGCCCCTCCTGAGCGTGTACCAGCTCAGCACAAATGGAGCCATTCAG ACATCTGCTTCATCCCGGAAGTCCCTGGATGCCCCCTCCTGGCCCGGGGTCTATCGCCTCTCCATGTCCCTGATGGAACGTCTTCTCAAAACACTGAGATACAACTTCCTGACAGAAGCACTGGACTTCGTGGGTGTCCATCAAGAGAGGATCCTTCAG tgCCTGAATGCAGTACGGACCGTGCAGAGCTTGGCCTGTCTGGAAGAGGCTGATCACACTGTTGGCTTCATTCTTCAGCTCTCAAATTTCACAAAGGAGTGGCATTTCCACCTGCCACAGCTTATGGGGGACATGCAG gtgAATCTGTGTTACCTGTGCCAGGCCTGTACCTCCCTCCTGCACAGCCGTAAAATGCTCCAGCACTACCTGCAG ACAAAAAACGGCGATTCCCTTCCATCGAGCGTGACTCCCCGAGTGCAGCGTAATCCTCAGGCCTCCTCCAAACACCCCAGCCCCGAgtcagaggcagcagagcagaaggcCCTGCTCACAGTGCAGTACAGCCTCCTCAAAATCCTCAGCAAGTCTCTCGCTGCCCTGCGCCATTTCACCCCTGATGTCTGCCAGATCCTCCTTGACCAG TCACTGGACCTTGCTGAGTACAACGTGCTCTTTGTCTTGAGTTTCACCACACCAGCCTTTGATTCGGATGTTGCACCTTCCTTTGGGACCCTCCTTGCCACAGTCAACGTGGCCCTGAACATGCTGGGAGAG atGGATAAGAAGAAAGAACCTTTCCCTCAGGCTGCAGGGCTGAATATGCAAGAGGGAACCAAAACCCTCAA GTCTCTGCTCATGTTTACAATGGAGAACTGTTTCTACCTGCTCATCTCCCAGGCTGTTCGGTACCTGCGGGACCCGGCCGTGCACCCCCGGGACAAGCAGCGGATGAAGCAGGAGCTCAGCTCGGAGCTG AGtacactgctctccagcctgtcccgTTACTTCCGCCGGGGTGGTCCCTCTTCACCTGCCAGCGGggtccttccctctccccaagGAAAGTCTGCCTCCAAGCTGGGTCCAGAGGGGCAGGAGCCCTTGTTTCAGCTGGTGCAGGCCTTTGTCCGGCACGTGCAGAGATAG